From Quercus lobata isolate SW786 chromosome 1, ValleyOak3.0 Primary Assembly, whole genome shotgun sequence, one genomic window encodes:
- the LOC115953043 gene encoding probable disease resistance protein At5g66900 → MWMKQEQQLINARLLSISTDESFSSSWRNVQAPKVEALVLNFQTRNYTLPEFLEKMVELKVIIITNYGSSSAELSNFQLLKSLSNLKRIRLEKFSIHSLCNAPIPLRSVKKISIFMCNIGQAFGNSTIQVSDSLQSLMEINIDYCKDLVELPTWLCKVSSLKKLSITNCHKLSALPEGIGKLVNLEVLRFRSCIELSELPKSIRSLHKLHILDISDCLSIIKLPKRIGELHNLKELHMEKCLKLHKQLPPSTVHLKQLKLVVCDEERAKLWEPIKESFSGLNIMVAKEDINLNWLKK, encoded by the exons ATGTGGatgaaacaggagcaacaactCATCAATGCACGCTTATTATCTATCTCAACTG ATGAATCGTTTTCATCAAGTTGGCGCAACGTTCAAGCACCCAAAGTTGAGGCTTTAGTTCTGAATTTTCAAACAAGGAATTACACCTTACCCGAGTTTCTGGAGAAAATGGTTGAACTGAAGGTCATAATTATCACTAATTATGGTTCTTCTTCAGCTGAATTAAGCAATTTTCAGCTACTTAAGTCTCTCTCCAATCTAAAGAGAATTAGATTAGAGAAGTTTTCAATTCATTCCCTTTGCAATGCCCCTATACCATTGAGAAGTGTGAAGAAAATATCCATATTTATGTGTAATATTGGTCAAGCTTTCGGGAATTCTACTATACAGGTTTCAGATTCATTGCAAAGTCTAATGGAGATAAACATTGACTATTGCAAGGATCTGGTAGAATTGCCTACATGGTTGTGTAAGGTTTCCTCCCTAAAAAAACTCAGCATCACCAATTGTCATAAGTTGTCTGCATTGCCTGAAGGAATTGGAAAGTTGGTGAATTTAGAAGTGCTAAGGTTTAGATCTTGTATCGAATTGTCAGAGTTGCCAAAGTCAATCAGAAGTCTCCATAAGTTACACATCCTTGACATATCTGATTGCCTAAGCATTATCAAGTTGCCAAAACGCATTGGTGAGTTGCATAATTTGAAAGAGCTACACATGGAAAAGTGCTTGAAATTGCATAAGCAGTTGCCACCATCAACTGTTCATCTCAAGCAGTTGAAGCTTGTGGTATGTGACGAAGAGAGGGCCAAATTATGGGAGCCAATCAAGGAAAGTTTCTCTGGTTTAAACATAATGGTGGCTAAAGAAGATATCAACTTGAATTggcttaaaaaataa